In a single window of the Drosophila miranda strain MSH22 chromosome XL, D.miranda_PacBio2.1, whole genome shotgun sequence genome:
- the LOC108161159 gene encoding neurogenic protein mastermind isoform X2 codes for MASIKSEMPPLHAAEALASSSATDSGGGGGGGTAVGSGGSGGAGTGAAGGGVNSAPATPNATISAAADSSDNQPGTPQPPQQQQPQGQQQQQQQPQQQQQTQQQQSMATDPQVTGITHQPYATHHMYSASGQPQQQQQQQQQQQQQLYGGLYGGEMQQQSYASSYINSYEQFYQQQQQQQQQSSDYSFGSGLVGGGDYGKHAAQSSGVRYHPYLQTPTSALPSAAEEAVSAPSAVSTTTSAMSPRVVSSSSPTSTSSHLQLGGPPGSPNGAGGGGGCKLQCKKCGILTTNEQELQEHIANVHGESPYGSSGYASSPYIKEEMPTPQPPGGSNPGELLDLDSQKMVYHQQLLQQQQQQQQQHQHEAVVAGLPLSLPDPLHSMQSMQQRALHSWEQPQTGVGVEGLPPYMQQQPGLGLGLGVGLGVGVDKSPYYSPKQSPYHQAGGGVGVGATLIKQEYGGHGLIKSEYPDSQHYVDKSFDPTAGSGGGVDLCANVATSPAEFPSTTTGGPGQDGAPPAVAVGQQAAYRGFEPPSSSSVLPANSLTAKAATWKSNEARRPKTYNCTACNKWFTSSGHLKRHYNTTLHKNAVKSSGQPDPATLPISAHHHPSRDPVTKPSRRGNAAAAAAAAAAAAAAASAVPQVQPPPPANVQPPEPPRSPPDYGGGGGVGAVGGAAMSQYSASPSPTTQQQHHQHQLQQQQQANGNGYPGNGGANGYGYGMQQQVQSTTNASPQHASSHQQQQHPHSHSQQHLQQQQQQQQQQQQHSSSNNNNSVLNGHPNGLAGPSAPLNTNNNNITQMPSSQMRGLLNETTTTTTPKTTPTTTATMPMETEAMAAIKIEHLEDSNHTHNSHNSRSSSSSLMAMEEEQDQERAVDHLQQQQQQQQQQQLEQQEQQQQVSYLLASASAASRPYSSNSNSSSSNTPNTAVSSSSNTSSISSSNSRLSPLTIYHLQQQPPLRQEQQQQQAMDFSRTTPPPQPLPPMGMGQPQQSLLPPMGMDYNMLALDMPMPMHMPMPSSMLQCSSTSTTPLATITTTSMDTMQQQPQQLVHHYQALLHPHHQHQQQQQQQQLEEHRQQQQEEEQQQQQEEHHHQHLQQQQQQHQQQDPGALILPQDNMPHSSSSPGTSSSPPPLQQQQQHTLTHTTLTMPMPMPPTMHMPITTTAPQLQPLQLQPPPLHITSTMPMPHTMHMPIMPPPPPCYQQLQPLDPTTSYHTIIGSSGIESGYTTNGHPHQITTSDGQVLQLMPASLFAPYAPLSPYSTVAAQRSPQEGDLPPVHTLTTALQAHAQAQQEQAHTPTLTVLSTPYSPTVSSSRATPALELDIASLLQQQQQQQDYELEQYQHQIQQHQIDQLQQHHHHQQMEQQALEQQQQHQQQQQQQQQIQLVQVEQQQQPTQTVAQSVPKKRRATAAATPSTTKRRRNSSVGSTSPHSTTLPSGRIKCLECDKEFTKNCYLTQHNKSFHSAPRRQSMAHHGSWPAATRRPTNAQQRRNKIYAN; via the exons ATGGCGAGCATAAAAAGTGAAATGCCGCCACTGCATGCGGCAGAGGCTCTGGCCTCAAGCAGTGCCACAGACAGCggcggcggaggaggaggagggacAGCAgttggcagcggcggcagtgGTGGTGCTGGGACAGGAGCAGCCGGCGGCGGTGTCAACAGTGCCCCGGCAACCCCAAATGCCACAATAAGCGCCGCAGCCGATTCCAGTGATAACCAGCCCGGCACACCACAGCcaccccagcagcagcagccccagggacaacagcagcagcaacagcaaccacagcagcagcaacaaacgcagcagcagcagagcatgGCCACGGATCCACAGGTAACGGGCATTACCCACCAGCCCTATGCCACACATCACATGTACTCCGCCAGTGGCCAGccccaacagcaacagcagcaacaacaacagcagcagcaacagctgtACGGCGGCCTATACGGCGGTGaaatgcagcagcagagcTACGCCAGCAGCTACATCAACAGCTACGAGCAGTTctatcagcagcaacagcaacagcagcagcagagcagcgaCTACAGCTTTGGGAGTGGACTGGTGGGCGGCGGTGACTACGGCAAGCATGCGGCACAGAGCTCAGGGGTGCGGTACCATCCGTACCTGCAGACGCCAACATCGGCGCTACCCAGCGCCGCGGAGGAGGCGGTGAGTGCTCCCAGCGCCGTGAGCACCACCACATCGGCGATGAGTCCGCGCgtcgtcagcagcagcagtcccACATCGACCTCCTCGCACCTCCAGCTGGGTGGACCACCCGGTTCGCCCAACGGAGCCGGCGGCGGAGGGGGCTGCAAGTTGCAGTGCAAGAAGTGCGGCATCCTCACCACCAACGAACAGGAGCTGCAGGAGCACATAGCCAACGTGCACGGCGAGTCGCCGTACGGGAGCAGCGGGTACGCCAGCTCGCCGTACATCAAGGAGGAGATGCCCACCCCTCAGCCACCGGGCGGATCCAATCCCGGAGAGCTGCTCGACCTCGACTCCCAGAAGATGGTCTACCACCAGCAGCtgcttcagcagcagcagcagcagcaacaacagcaccaGCACGAGGCTGTCGTCGCCGGCCTGCCTCTGTCGCTGCCCGATCCCCTCCACTCCATGCAGTCCATGCAGCAGCGCGCCCTCCACAGCTGGGAGCAGCCTCAGACGGGAGTGGGAGTCGAGGGACTGCCTCCCtacatgcagcagcagccgggacTCGGCCTCGGCCTTGGCGTCGGTCTGGGCGTCGGCGTGGACAAGTCGCCGTACTACTCGCCCAAGCAGTCGCCCTACCACCAGGCGGGCGGAGGAGTCGGCGTCGGAGCTACCCTCATCAAGCAGGAGTACGGAGGCCACGGGCTGATCAAGTCCGAGTACCCTGACTCGCAGCACTACGTGGACAAGTCATTCGATCCGACGGCTGGCAGCGGCGGAGGAGTCGATCTGTGTGCCAATGTGGCCACCAGTCCGGCCGAGTTCCCCAGCACAACGACGGGCGGACCGGGCCAGGATGGCGCCCCGCCAGCAGTGGCCGTGGGCCAGCAGGCCGCTTATCGCGGCTTCGAGCCACCCAGCTCTAGCTCCGTGCTGCCGGCCAACAGCCTTACAGCCAAGGCGGCCACCTGGAAGTCGAATGAGGCGCGCAGGCCCAAGACCTACAACTGCACGGCCTGCAACAAGTGGTTCACCAGCTCCGGACACCTGAAGCGCCACTACAACACGACGCTGCACAAGAACGCGGTCAAGTCGAGCGGCCAGCCAGATCCGGCCACGCTGCCCATCTCGGCGCACCATCATCCGTCGCGCGATCCCGTAACGAAGCCCAGTCGGCGCGGAAATGCCGCCGCCGCAgctgcggccgctgctgcagctgccgcGGCCGCTTCGGCGGTGCCCCAAGTGCAGCCACCACCGCCGGCGAACGTGCAACCACCGGAGCCGCCTAGAAGTCCGCCCGACTATGGCGGCGGAGGCGGAGTGGGAGCGGTGGGCGGCGCTGCCATGTCCCAGTACTCGGCCTCGCCATCGCCCAccacgcagcagcagcaccaccaacaccagctccagcagcagcagcaggccaaCGGCAACGGGTATCCGGGCAACGGCGGCGCCAATGGCTACGGCTACGGCATGCAGCAACAAGTGCAATCCACGACAAACGCTTCACCACAGCACGCTTCCagtcatcagcagcagcagcatccgcattcgcattcgcagcagcatctccaacagcagcagcaacagcagcagcagcagcagcagcatagcagcagcaacaacaacaactccGTTTTGAACGGTCACCCAAACGGGCTAGCAGGTCCCTCCGCCCCactcaacaccaacaacaacaacatcacaCAAATGCCGTCCTCCCAAATGAGGGGCCTGCTGaacgaaacaacaacaaccaccacCCCCAAAACCaccccaacaacaacagccacaaTGCCAATGGAAACGGAAGCAATGGCAGCTATAAAGATCGAACATCTGGAGGACAGCAATCACACCCACAACAGCCACAacagtcgcagcagcagcagcagcttaaTGGCcatggaggaggagcaggatcAGGAGCGGGCAGTAGATcacctacagcagcagcagcagcagcagcagcagcagcagctggagcagcaggaacagcagcagcaggtcaGCTATCTGctggcatcggcatcggcggcATCCCGTCCCTACAGctccaacagcaacagcagcagcagcaacactcCCAACACGGcggtcagcagcagcagcaacaccagcagcatcagcagcagcaacagcagactCTCGCCCCTTACTATCTACCATcttcagcagcagccgccgctgcggcaggagcagcagcagcagcaggcaatGGATTTCTCGCGCACCACCCCGCCGCCGCAGCCGCTGCCGCCTATGGGAATGGGCCAGCCGCAGCAGTCGCTGCTGCCGCCTATGGGAATGGACTACAACATGCTGGCTTTGGatatgcccatgcccatgcacatgcccatgcccagCAGTATGCTGCAgtgcagcagcaccagcaccacgCCGCTAGCTACTATCACCACCACCAGTATGGACActatgcagcagcagccgcagcagctgGTGCACCATTACCAGGCGCTGCTCCACCCCCACCaccaacatcagcagcagcagcagcagcagcagttggaGGAGCatcggcagcaacagcaggaggaggaacaacaacagcagcaggaggagcatcATCACCAGcacctgcagcagcagcagcagcagcatcagcagcaggatCCGGGGGCGCTAATCCTGCCGCAGGACAATATGCCACACAGCAGCAGTTCGCCGGGCACCAGCAGCTCTCCGCcgccgctgcagcagcagcagcagcacacgCTCACCCACACCACCCTcaccatgcccatgcccatgccgcCCACCATGCACATGCCCATCACCACCACAGcgccgcagctgcagccgctgcagctgcagccgccgccgctgcaCATCACCAGCACCATGCCCATGCCGCACACCATGCACATGCCCAtcatgccgccgccgccgccatgctaccagcagctgcagccgctgGATCCCACAACGAGCTATCACACTATTATTGGTAGTTCCGGCATCGAGTCTGGCTACACCACGAATGGGCATCCCCACCAGATCACGACCAGCGACGGCCAGGTCTTGCAGCTGATGCCCGCCTCCCTGTTTGCCCCCTATGCCCCGCTCTCGCCCTACTCGACGGTGGCGGCCCAGCGATCGCCACAGGAGGGGGACCTGCCGCCAGTGCACACCCTGACGACGGCCCTCCAGGCCCACGCCCAGGCACAGCAGGAGCAGGCGCACACGCCCACGCTTACGGTGCTCAGCACCCCCTACTCCCCCACGGTGAGCAGCTCGCGGGCCACGCCCGCTTTGGAGCTGGACATTGCCAgcctgctgcagcagcaacagcagcagcaggactACGAGCTGGAGCAGTACCAGCATCAGATTCAGCAGCATCAGATCGACCAGCTCCAGCAGCACCATCACCACCAACAGATGGAGCAGCAGGCCCTggaacaacagcaacagcatcaacagcagcagcagcagcagcagcagatccaACTTGTGCAGGtggagcagcaacagcaaccgACGCAAACGGTGGCACAGTCGGTGCCCAAAAAGCGGAGAGCAACGGCCGCTGCCACACCATCCACGACGAAGCGGCGACGCAACAGCAGCGTGGGATCGACATCGCCGCACTCGACAACGCTGCCCTCGGGGCGGATCAAGTGTCTGGAGTGCGACAAGGAGTTCACCAAGAACTGCTACCTCACGCAGCACAACAAGAGCTTCCACTCCG CACCCAGAAGGCAATCCATGGCCCATCATGGCTCCTGGCCAGCGGCGACTCGAAGGCCAACCAATGCCCAGCAGAGACGGAACAAAATTTATGCGAATTGA
- the LOC108161159 gene encoding hormone receptor 4 isoform X1, translating to MASIKSEMPPLHAAEALASSSATDSGGGGGGGTAVGSGGSGGAGTGAAGGGVNSAPATPNATISAAADSSDNQPGTPQPPQQQQPQGQQQQQQQPQQQQQTQQQQSMATDPQVTGITHQPYATHHMYSASGQPQQQQQQQQQQQQQLYGGLYGGEMQQQSYASSYINSYEQFYQQQQQQQQQSSDYSFGSGLVGGGDYGKHAAQSSGVRYHPYLQTPTSALPSAAEEAVSAPSAVSTTTSAMSPRVVSSSSPTSTSSHLQLGGPPGSPNGAGGGGGCKLQCKKCGILTTNEQELQEHIANVHGESPYGSSGYASSPYIKEEMPTPQPPGGSNPGELLDLDSQKMVYHQQLLQQQQQQQQQHQHEAVVAGLPLSLPDPLHSMQSMQQRALHSWEQPQTGVGVEGLPPYMQQQPGLGLGLGVGLGVGVDKSPYYSPKQSPYHQAGGGVGVGATLIKQEYGGHGLIKSEYPDSQHYVDKSFDPTAGSGGGVDLCANVATSPAEFPSTTTGGPGQDGAPPAVAVGQQAAYRGFEPPSSSSVLPANSLTAKAATWKSNEARRPKTYNCTACNKWFTSSGHLKRHYNTTLHKNAVKSSGQPDPATLPISAHHHPSRDPVTKPSRRGNAAAAAAAAAAAAAAASAVPQVQPPPPANVQPPEPPRSPPDYGGGGGVGAVGGAAMSQYSASPSPTTQQQHHQHQLQQQQQANGNGYPGNGGANGYGYGMQQQVQSTTNASPQHASSHQQQQHPHSHSQQHLQQQQQQQQQQQQHSSSNNNNSVLNGHPNGLAGPSAPLNTNNNNITQMPSSQMRGLLNETTTTTTPKTTPTTTATMPMETEAMAAIKIEHLEDSNHTHNSHNSRSSSSSLMAMEEEQDQERAVDHLQQQQQQQQQQQLEQQEQQQQVSYLLASASAASRPYSSNSNSSSSNTPNTAVSSSSNTSSISSSNSRLSPLTIYHLQQQPPLRQEQQQQQAMDFSRTTPPPQPLPPMGMGQPQQSLLPPMGMDYNMLALDMPMPMHMPMPSSMLQCSSTSTTPLATITTTSMDTMQQQPQQLVHHYQALLHPHHQHQQQQQQQQLEEHRQQQQEEEQQQQQEEHHHQHLQQQQQQHQQQDPGALILPQDNMPHSSSSPGTSSSPPPLQQQQQHTLTHTTLTMPMPMPPTMHMPITTTAPQLQPLQLQPPPLHITSTMPMPHTMHMPIMPPPPPCYQQLQPLDPTTSYHTIIGSSGIESGYTTNGHPHQITTSDGQVLQLMPASLFAPYAPLSPYSTVAAQRSPQEGDLPPVHTLTTALQAHAQAQQEQAHTPTLTVLSTPYSPTVSSSRATPALELDIASLLQQQQQQQDYELEQYQHQIQQHQIDQLQQHHHHQQMEQQALEQQQQHQQQQQQQQQIQLVQVEQQQQPTQTVAQSVPKKRRATAAATPSTTKRRRNSSVGSTSPHSTTLPSGRIKCLECDKEFTKNCYLTQHNKSFHSGEYPFRCQKCGKRFQSEDVYTTHLGRHRTQDKPHKCELCPKQFHHKTDLRRHVEAIHTGLKQHMCDICEKGFCRKDHLRKHLETHNRPRVVGKKSAAAAAAAAAVVAAAAAAAASQSEQQQQQLVTTVVSTLPASAPSINPIKAAFARSLTMTAVSALSPSSTPNSNPHLNPSISLNLKRSIDDVAADDDSLLEDDEDEEEGEEELLLDEAEEDQMVEQMEAQQILLVTAAAEDSHHLLIKDEFPDEEYEMIEKDIELY from the coding sequence ATGGCGAGCATAAAAAGTGAAATGCCGCCACTGCATGCGGCAGAGGCTCTGGCCTCAAGCAGTGCCACAGACAGCggcggcggaggaggaggagggacAGCAgttggcagcggcggcagtgGTGGTGCTGGGACAGGAGCAGCCGGCGGCGGTGTCAACAGTGCCCCGGCAACCCCAAATGCCACAATAAGCGCCGCAGCCGATTCCAGTGATAACCAGCCCGGCACACCACAGCcaccccagcagcagcagccccagggacaacagcagcagcaacagcaaccacagcagcagcaacaaacgcagcagcagcagagcatgGCCACGGATCCACAGGTAACGGGCATTACCCACCAGCCCTATGCCACACATCACATGTACTCCGCCAGTGGCCAGccccaacagcaacagcagcaacaacaacagcagcagcaacagctgtACGGCGGCCTATACGGCGGTGaaatgcagcagcagagcTACGCCAGCAGCTACATCAACAGCTACGAGCAGTTctatcagcagcaacagcaacagcagcagcagagcagcgaCTACAGCTTTGGGAGTGGACTGGTGGGCGGCGGTGACTACGGCAAGCATGCGGCACAGAGCTCAGGGGTGCGGTACCATCCGTACCTGCAGACGCCAACATCGGCGCTACCCAGCGCCGCGGAGGAGGCGGTGAGTGCTCCCAGCGCCGTGAGCACCACCACATCGGCGATGAGTCCGCGCgtcgtcagcagcagcagtcccACATCGACCTCCTCGCACCTCCAGCTGGGTGGACCACCCGGTTCGCCCAACGGAGCCGGCGGCGGAGGGGGCTGCAAGTTGCAGTGCAAGAAGTGCGGCATCCTCACCACCAACGAACAGGAGCTGCAGGAGCACATAGCCAACGTGCACGGCGAGTCGCCGTACGGGAGCAGCGGGTACGCCAGCTCGCCGTACATCAAGGAGGAGATGCCCACCCCTCAGCCACCGGGCGGATCCAATCCCGGAGAGCTGCTCGACCTCGACTCCCAGAAGATGGTCTACCACCAGCAGCtgcttcagcagcagcagcagcagcaacaacagcaccaGCACGAGGCTGTCGTCGCCGGCCTGCCTCTGTCGCTGCCCGATCCCCTCCACTCCATGCAGTCCATGCAGCAGCGCGCCCTCCACAGCTGGGAGCAGCCTCAGACGGGAGTGGGAGTCGAGGGACTGCCTCCCtacatgcagcagcagccgggacTCGGCCTCGGCCTTGGCGTCGGTCTGGGCGTCGGCGTGGACAAGTCGCCGTACTACTCGCCCAAGCAGTCGCCCTACCACCAGGCGGGCGGAGGAGTCGGCGTCGGAGCTACCCTCATCAAGCAGGAGTACGGAGGCCACGGGCTGATCAAGTCCGAGTACCCTGACTCGCAGCACTACGTGGACAAGTCATTCGATCCGACGGCTGGCAGCGGCGGAGGAGTCGATCTGTGTGCCAATGTGGCCACCAGTCCGGCCGAGTTCCCCAGCACAACGACGGGCGGACCGGGCCAGGATGGCGCCCCGCCAGCAGTGGCCGTGGGCCAGCAGGCCGCTTATCGCGGCTTCGAGCCACCCAGCTCTAGCTCCGTGCTGCCGGCCAACAGCCTTACAGCCAAGGCGGCCACCTGGAAGTCGAATGAGGCGCGCAGGCCCAAGACCTACAACTGCACGGCCTGCAACAAGTGGTTCACCAGCTCCGGACACCTGAAGCGCCACTACAACACGACGCTGCACAAGAACGCGGTCAAGTCGAGCGGCCAGCCAGATCCGGCCACGCTGCCCATCTCGGCGCACCATCATCCGTCGCGCGATCCCGTAACGAAGCCCAGTCGGCGCGGAAATGCCGCCGCCGCAgctgcggccgctgctgcagctgccgcGGCCGCTTCGGCGGTGCCCCAAGTGCAGCCACCACCGCCGGCGAACGTGCAACCACCGGAGCCGCCTAGAAGTCCGCCCGACTATGGCGGCGGAGGCGGAGTGGGAGCGGTGGGCGGCGCTGCCATGTCCCAGTACTCGGCCTCGCCATCGCCCAccacgcagcagcagcaccaccaacaccagctccagcagcagcagcaggccaaCGGCAACGGGTATCCGGGCAACGGCGGCGCCAATGGCTACGGCTACGGCATGCAGCAACAAGTGCAATCCACGACAAACGCTTCACCACAGCACGCTTCCagtcatcagcagcagcagcatccgcattcgcattcgcagcagcatctccaacagcagcagcaacagcagcagcagcagcagcagcatagcagcagcaacaacaacaactccGTTTTGAACGGTCACCCAAACGGGCTAGCAGGTCCCTCCGCCCCactcaacaccaacaacaacaacatcacaCAAATGCCGTCCTCCCAAATGAGGGGCCTGCTGaacgaaacaacaacaaccaccacCCCCAAAACCaccccaacaacaacagccacaaTGCCAATGGAAACGGAAGCAATGGCAGCTATAAAGATCGAACATCTGGAGGACAGCAATCACACCCACAACAGCCACAacagtcgcagcagcagcagcagcttaaTGGCcatggaggaggagcaggatcAGGAGCGGGCAGTAGATcacctacagcagcagcagcagcagcagcagcagcagcagctggagcagcaggaacagcagcagcaggtcaGCTATCTGctggcatcggcatcggcggcATCCCGTCCCTACAGctccaacagcaacagcagcagcagcaacactcCCAACACGGcggtcagcagcagcagcaacaccagcagcatcagcagcagcaacagcagactCTCGCCCCTTACTATCTACCATcttcagcagcagccgccgctgcggcaggagcagcagcagcagcaggcaatGGATTTCTCGCGCACCACCCCGCCGCCGCAGCCGCTGCCGCCTATGGGAATGGGCCAGCCGCAGCAGTCGCTGCTGCCGCCTATGGGAATGGACTACAACATGCTGGCTTTGGatatgcccatgcccatgcacatgcccatgcccagCAGTATGCTGCAgtgcagcagcaccagcaccacgCCGCTAGCTACTATCACCACCACCAGTATGGACActatgcagcagcagccgcagcagctgGTGCACCATTACCAGGCGCTGCTCCACCCCCACCaccaacatcagcagcagcagcagcagcagcagttggaGGAGCatcggcagcaacagcaggaggaggaacaacaacagcagcaggaggagcatcATCACCAGcacctgcagcagcagcagcagcagcatcagcagcaggatCCGGGGGCGCTAATCCTGCCGCAGGACAATATGCCACACAGCAGCAGTTCGCCGGGCACCAGCAGCTCTCCGCcgccgctgcagcagcagcagcagcacacgCTCACCCACACCACCCTcaccatgcccatgcccatgccgcCCACCATGCACATGCCCATCACCACCACAGcgccgcagctgcagccgctgcagctgcagccgccgccgctgcaCATCACCAGCACCATGCCCATGCCGCACACCATGCACATGCCCAtcatgccgccgccgccgccatgctaccagcagctgcagccgctgGATCCCACAACGAGCTATCACACTATTATTGGTAGTTCCGGCATCGAGTCTGGCTACACCACGAATGGGCATCCCCACCAGATCACGACCAGCGACGGCCAGGTCTTGCAGCTGATGCCCGCCTCCCTGTTTGCCCCCTATGCCCCGCTCTCGCCCTACTCGACGGTGGCGGCCCAGCGATCGCCACAGGAGGGGGACCTGCCGCCAGTGCACACCCTGACGACGGCCCTCCAGGCCCACGCCCAGGCACAGCAGGAGCAGGCGCACACGCCCACGCTTACGGTGCTCAGCACCCCCTACTCCCCCACGGTGAGCAGCTCGCGGGCCACGCCCGCTTTGGAGCTGGACATTGCCAgcctgctgcagcagcaacagcagcagcaggactACGAGCTGGAGCAGTACCAGCATCAGATTCAGCAGCATCAGATCGACCAGCTCCAGCAGCACCATCACCACCAACAGATGGAGCAGCAGGCCCTggaacaacagcaacagcatcaacagcagcagcagcagcagcagcagatccaACTTGTGCAGGtggagcagcaacagcaaccgACGCAAACGGTGGCACAGTCGGTGCCCAAAAAGCGGAGAGCAACGGCCGCTGCCACACCATCCACGACGAAGCGGCGACGCAACAGCAGCGTGGGATCGACATCGCCGCACTCGACAACGCTGCCCTCGGGGCGGATCAAGTGTCTGGAGTGCGACAAGGAGTTCACCAAGAACTGCTACCTCACGCAGCACAACAAGAGCTTCCACTCCGGTGAGTACCCGTTCCGCTGCCAGAAGTGCGGCAAGCGCTTCCAGAGCGAGGACGTTTACACGACACACCTGGGCCGGCACCGTACCCAGGACAAGCCGCACAAGTGCGAGCTCTGTCCGAAGCAGTTCCATCACAAGACCGATCTGCGGCGCCACGTGGAGGCCATCCACACGGGGCTCAAGCAGCATATGTGCGACATTTGCGAGAAGGGCTTCTGTCGCAAGGATCACCTGCGCAAGCACCTCGAGACCCACAATCGACCCCGGGTTGTGGGCAAGAAatctgctgccgccgcagccgcagccgccgcCGTTGTggcagccgctgctgctgcagcagcctCGCAGtcggaacagcagcagcaacagttggTGACTACTGTTGTATCCACCCTTCCTGCCTCTGCCCCGTCCATTAATCCCATTAAGGCGGCCTTTGCCCGCTCCCTGACGATGACGGCCGTGTCGGCGTTGTCGCCCAGCAGCACTCCCAACTCCAATCCCCATCTGAATCCCAGTATCAGTCTTAATCTGAAGCGATCCATCGACGATGTGGCCGCCGACGATGACAGCCTGCTGGAGgacgatgaggatgaggaggagggggaggaggagctgctgctggacgAGGCTGAGGAGGATCAGATGGTAGAGCAAATGGAGGCGCAGCAAATCCTGTTGGTCACAGCCGCCGCAGAGGACAGCCACCATCTGCTGATCAAGGACGAGTTTCCCGACGAGGAGTACGAGATGATTGAGAAAGATATTGAATTGTATTAA